Sequence from the Opisthocomus hoazin isolate bOpiHoa1 chromosome 24, bOpiHoa1.hap1, whole genome shotgun sequence genome:
CCGGGCCCCTGTCGCGTCTCCCCGGCCCGCCGGcagcccgccgcggccccgctcgcTGGCCCCGCGAAGTGCCCCGCTAAGTGCCTCACCGATGCTGCCGTTCCCGAGCCGTTCCCGTTTGCTCCGTCCCCGTTCGCTACGCTCCACGGTCGCTCGCGCCGCTTGGGGTGAGGGTCCCGGGCCCACCCCCCCACTTCCTCCCGGCCCCGgttggccagcagcagcccactcAGGGCCTCGCCTGGCCTGACAGACAGCCAGGCCTGGAGCCAATGGCAGTCCGAGCTccgggagcccccaggaccactcGCCCATCATCATCGCCTGGCCACACCTGGCCAGCGAGGCAACCCCCCCAGACGGAGCCTGCAGGGAGGCTAAGTGCCCCATCTTCGCCGCCAGGCAGCCCACTGTCGTCTCTCAGATGCAGCTCGGACCCTCTCCGACCCCGGCACAGACTGCTCTGGCCATCCCTTCCAGACAGTGCTGCTGGTGTGCCTCCAGCGACACGACAGACATGCTCGCCAGAACCCATCCCGCCAGCAACACCACTCCAAGAGCCACCCCCATCACATTCACTCCGAGGCATCCTGAGCCACACTGCTCTCAGCTCGCCCGGAAGAGCTCTCGCTGCACTGAGTGCCCCGACACATCCCCATCTACCTCCCTCCGCACCCACCACCCACCAAACACCCCACGTGGTCCATATGGACCGCGACAAGACTGACCCTCGCCAGGGATCCTTACAGACCCCCTCACCCCACCTCCCTAGCCACGTCCAGGCATTCCATCCGCACCCTCGGGACACTCAGGGCCCTCTCAGGCCACACttgacccaggtgggaccctcgGCAGCCTCTCTCGCACGCCATGCCATCCCTTGGCCCTCCTACTTGCATCCACTGACTCCCCTACATGCATGCGACACGTCCCTTCGGTCAGTCACTACCCACGAGCCCCTGCGCAGTCACAACGCATCCTACTCCACAGCACACCCCCTTCTTTCCTACACACATCCGCTGTTGTTGCGTATGGACGCACCACCCAGACCGTGCCATCGCCTCCCCACACAACACACCCGGGAATCCATCGTCCAGCCCCTGCTTCCTCTCTGCAGGCCTCACACATGCCTTCTCTGCCTCCCACTACTGGACTGCCAAACACCCTGTCGCCGACACCCTCCTTCGcattcctcctcctcgccgccttcTGCCACCGCCCCTGCCGCTACCTTGGTGGCCACGGCCACAGCCAGCTCCTTTCCCCGCAATTGACCCCCGAGCCCTACACACAGACCACGCCAACCCATCCACTAGTCAAGACACGTGCCTGCAGAATGCAGCCCCACCTCTCTCTGGGACGCGCCAGGCTGCACCAGGCACTAACCGAGACCTACAAGACGACACCGAGTACCACCATCCCACGCCTGCCCGTGGCTGGGTCCACACCCTGCACAAACTCCCACACACGGCATGCCTACTGCTACACCGGAACACACTCAACAGCCATCCGCCCCCAGCCGACCACACCGAGACAGGACCCGTCTACACCTACGCCTCCTCCTCCACAGCGTGGACGCTCCGTGCTGCTGTCAGAACACCACACTGCTACCACCGACACCCTCAGGACAAGGGCACCCCCGCACACCCCAAACTCCTGCCACACGTTCCGCCCTGCCCGGCCCTCGGCAACGCTACGGCCCCCACCATCCAGCACCTCAGCCACCAGCCTCCCTCAGGTAAGCAGACCCCTACCAACAAACAAACACATCTGCCCCTCTGGGCAACTCAGCCGGACCTGCGACCCGGTCAGGCACTTTGCCAGCACACTGCCGCCTCCATTACCGCCGCTGTGCCCCTCGGCTCACCACAGGCTACCCCCACTGGGAACACAACACTTCGCCAGGACTCAGCCTGCTGCTCTCACACCACTGACACTAGGAACAGACacagccccgccagcccctcgcccTCTCCTTCAAGGGCAGCACACGGCACAATCGAACTTGCCCCCCAAAGACAGATGCCCCGCCCAGCCAAGACCGCCCTCACCTGACACGCCGTGACAATCACTTCCACAGCACCGGGCTCTACTCACACCAATAGGCATTCCAAACCCCGCATGCACCGTGGACCCGCAACCATCTCTGTCTCCTACAAGCTGTGGCCACAGCGACAAGAGGACCaccaaccagcactcccacctgTGGCGACCTGCAACACCACCTACCTCCAACAACTCCCCTCACTCAATAAACTTTGTACCGCCTCGTCCCTCACTGCCTACCATGCCTGAcgggtctctctctctttctttcgtTTCTGCCCCACGACCACACGGGCACAGGACCTTGACCCAGCAGGTCTGGCCTATCTAtctagctccagagaaggagcctccaccgcctccctgggcagcctgggccagggctccgtcaccctccgagggaagaaggtcttcctcccGTGCAGACGgcgcttcctctgcctcagtttctgcccatCGCCCCTCATCCTGTCCCCGGGCTCCCCTGAAGAGACCCTGGCCCatccctcct
This genomic interval carries:
- the LOC142364068 gene encoding uncharacterized protein LOC142364068, which codes for MRHVPSVSHYPRAPAQSQRILLHSTPPSFLHTSAVVAYGRTTQTVPSPPHTTHPGIHRPAPASSLQASHMPSLPPTTGLPNTLSPTPSFAFLLLAAFCHRPCRYLGGHGHSQLLSPQLTPEPYTQTTPTHPLVKTRACRMQPHLSLGRARLHQALTETYKTTPSTTIPRLPVAGSTPCTNSHTRHAYCYTGTHSTAIRPQPTTPRQDPSTPTPPPPQRGRSVLLSEHHTATTDTLRTRAPPHTPNSCHTFRPARPSATLRPPPSSTSATSLPQATPTGNTTLRQDSACCSHTTDTRNRHSPASPSPSPSRAAHGTIELAPQRQMPRPAKTALT